Part of the Hevea brasiliensis isolate MT/VB/25A 57/8 chromosome 16, ASM3005281v1, whole genome shotgun sequence genome is shown below.
TCCAAATACAGTACTAGGCAACGAGACAGTCCCAGCATTAGCACTCCCAAATACCCCAAGAGCAATAGAAGGAGAATCAGTTTTGGTGTTCACTTGAAAATGAACCAGTCCTTTTGGGACGATAAACATGTCAGGAGCCTGAAGAGTTTGTGTAAAGAGCTTGTTTGTGGTGTCGACAAACCCAACTTCTAAACTTCCTAAGAGTACTATTAGGAGCTCAGATGCTTTGGGATGAACATGTGGAAGGTTCATTCCTGAAGGAGGGTATATTATTGCAGAAACCGATACTCCTTGGCCTTCCAGGGCAGGGAATTCTTTCATTGTTGCTTTGGTCACTAGGGCTGGTGTTTTGCCTGTGAAAGTGAAGTATTGCCTTGTTATGGTGCTGGGATCAAGGCTTGGAAGCACCAAGAAATCTTTCAGGATATCGGGATCTCCTGCAGTAGCATGAATTGCATTTCCAAATGCAACGATCAAGAAAATAGCTATATAGCTGCAAAATTTTTCCATTTTAATTCTCAAGGGTATAAAAGGACTTTGGAAGTGGCTTGAAACTTTCAAGCTGCGGTCCTTCCTGCGTTCCTATATATAGATGTCGGGATAAAAACTGGACAGTTCACAGCATTTTCGGTCCTGGCTATTTCTGAATTGTTTGCTAATGTGAAAGCCTGCAGCCAAAGAGTGGTCAAGCGATGCATCTGAGAGTTTTTGATGGGACCTGGCTTTTAGGTGTTTTCTGTTGCAAATTGCTTTACATATATGCTAAGTTTAGGTTCTCTGTTCTTGATAAAACTTCCGGGATAAAACTTCCGGTTTTGTTTAGGTGTGGAAAATACAACCCGTTTACTAGAAAAATATGTTTAATATAAgtaatatttaatcataaaaattttcTAATTAACACTATGGTTTTGAAAATCATTTTAAGATTTTTAATATTTAGGGATGATAGTGCATAGGTACTACGAAAATCACTCGGAAATTAAGTAATATCTTCAATAATTGAATTCATCTCAAAATTaactattattatttaaaaaaaaatttaaatttatttaattttatatattttaattaataatctacatgaaaaatatttttctattaataattcacattttaaaattttataattatataaaatatttaaattctatttatttaaatataatatgtaaaaaaattataaatattattataaaaaatatattttataattaattaattatttatataaataaatttaaataataaatatcaaaTATGTAAAACTCAAATCTTCGTTCCAACTCGtcacaaatttttaatttgattatatattatttaaatttattttatcatctcaataaaaaaaattctattctattagaatttaattgaatttaatattCATGAATATTTGAACCGTTACCATCCTTATTCTTATTTATctttacaataaaataaaatggcaatTATTCCTGAATTTGTCTTAATCCATCCCGCATCcgatcagtttttttttttttttttcagcctCTCTAGTCCTAATATTCTGCGGAATAAGAATGAGAAAAAATCTCCCCCTTTAAATCCCCTTAACACACCTTGatttatttcatattattattgattaaaaaataaatgtATTTTAATGTATTTCAATATCTAAAtattacaatttaaaaaaaaatatttatattattaaccttatgtttaaaatttatatatttaacttataatttaattttaataaataaatttatattatagaatgataaattaaaattaaaaataaaaagaaaaaagaaaaatatgtcGCAGGAAACTCGTCCCATCCTATTCTCTGATGAAAAGTTCCCGCCCCAATTTCGATCTTTTGGCGCTTGTTGCCATGACATGCCATTATggaaaacacccagtaaattttcCAAATTGGCTTTGTTTTCCACTTATACAGATACTAGGTTTCAAGTTTGAATTCACACAGCATTAGcatcatcatttttttttaaaagattttTTGTCGTTAATTTTCTTTCAAATAGATACATAATTGCAATTAGTGACCCATTGCTAATTTTCTTTCTCtctatgattattattattattagtattttcGGCAAACTGTTGTGATAGGGCTACAACGATGTAAAAGAATACAGGAAAAGGCAGAGAAATAGAAGAAAGGGGAGAAAAATGAGAAGAAGAAGgaggagaaaaagagagaaagagaatgaAAGGAAGAGGGAGAGAATTTAAAGAGAGATATAAATTGAATTGATTAAttttgaatgaataaagaatatagCCCCTATCTCTAATTTATTTTCTGTTTCAGCACAGTAACTAATAAATCTCATCTAACTAATCCTAACATTACCCTCCTTATGAAGATCATCTTTGTCCCCAAGGATGAAAAGGGCTGCTTAATCCATTGTGCATCGCTCATGCTatcctctttttctttctctcatAATTGTTAATGTTTGCATAGTAATTTCAAGAAAGACACTTAGTTATTTTTACATCCACTTAGTATTTTCAAGAAAATATTCATCTTTTTTTCTTTGGTTTCCCCACATTTCAAttgcaattccaaatcacaactaCTATAAGATTGATACCATTTTTCACAATATCTTGTTTCTATTGTTTCCTTTTATTCCCTTATGAAAAAAGGCCCTAGCAACAAGAAAAGATTCGAATGTAAAGATTCTTGGAGTAGAATTAAATTTATCCAACAACACTCATGATAATTCTCAAGAATTTTAGTACATTGAAGGGCAACAAACAAATGTATTATTACCCATTTCTTGAGCTAGTAATTCTATGAATTGATCCATTTTTTGCAATAATACCTGTTGATTCTATCCCATTTTCTATTGAATCTATTCCATTCCTGTTGAATCTGCTCCATTGTAATATGAAATTTTTGTTTGTCTTGATTCCGGTAAAATGCTTCATTAGTTttatgagaattaaaatcaaagaTTTGATTCTTTTTCCCACCATGGCTATTGAAGCAGATAGAGAACAAAAAGAGCAAGAATATAGAAGGAAaggaatgataaaaaaaaaaaaaaaatgaaaaaaaggaAGTATAAGGCAATCATAGATTGTATAACTCTGACACCAATTGTTGTAATAAGCCACAACTAagcaaaagaaggagaatgagtgAGAGAGAATTTCAAGAGATAtggaaatttaattgattaatcttgaaaaaataaaaaatacagccCCTATCTCCTATTTTAACTCCTGTTTTAGCTATTCAATATAGTTACTAAAAAACCACATATAACTAATCCTAACATAAACTTACCATTTGCTCACCTTTGATAAAATCTAAGTTTTCTACTCAACTTTTTAATCATTGCAGTTAAATCCAAAAACTATGAAGCAAATCTAAAAAATTCACAAAAAATATAAATGAtttattttgcaaaaaatttaaaaattttaaggtATTGTAtgcattattttttaatacattaACAAAACTATTTTGAATATATATTTCACTACACGCTGTtttggaattcaaagtcaatgttaatTTCAAGTTTGAACGAAATGAAAAATCTTGGAATTGGATAGGAGTGAGTGAGTGATTTTGATTGTTCCAACTGAGATATAATCAGATATGGAGGCCCAAATGACCCAAGCAACCAAAAGCCAGTCCCACTCCCTCCTTCAAGATCAATCCTAGCCCGCAACCCGTACGGTGGAGAGAGAAAGTAAAAGAGACGTGGATGCCGCTCCGCTCTGGTTTTCCTCCATTAGAGGGTGTGTATAGAAATTTTGAGTTTAGAGTTTTTattttaaagttaattatttttataataaaaaaattgatttaaattattaaatctctattaaataaataaaaaaaaaggtggGCGAACAAGTTGAAGTAGCTGTGGTGGAATTAGCGTGAGTGGTGGCGGAGTTGTTGGGGAATTGGTTGTCTCATAGTGCGCATTTCACTACACCTTGCACGCTAGTACCTTtgctttcctttcctttcccacTCACTTGCTCCCTGGTGGTTGCCACCATCTTCTCTTAACTACATCTCACCCACTTTTTTCCCACACAACAATGATAcccaccgccaccaccaccaccaccaccactaccattaAGCCAATTTCCCTTTCTCTGACCTTCTCCTCTCCTCTTCTTATCATCCATCCACCTCCCAATTCCCAATCCACCTTCCTTCGCCATGTCAACCCCTACTGATTCCATTCCCAGGCGGGTTCCTCCGCCGTGCTGGACCCAAGAAGAAACTATTGCTCTAATTGAAGCATATCGTGATAAATGGTACTCTGTTAACCGCGGCAACCTCCGCGCTGCCGACTGGGACTCCGTGGCGGCCGCCGTCGCTGATTCCGCTACTGCCGACACGCCTAAGTCTTCCCTACAGTGCCGGCATAAGATCGAGAAGCTCCGGAAACGATATCGTACGGAGAAGCAGAGGTGCCTTAACTATCCAGGTCGGTTTTTTCCTTCTTGGGATTTGTTTCCTTTATTGGATTCCATGGCAATTGGGTCTGCTGGACCCAAGCAATGTCAAGATATCGATGAAGAGAATGACATTGGAGATGGGTTTCGAGTGAAAACACTGGGGGATAGGTATTTGATAACACCAAACAGGCGTAGCAATATTGATCAGGATTTCGACGCAGATTTTGATTCGGGATTGGATTCGGATTTGGCATTTAGAGCTACTAAATATAGCAGGATTGAAGAGGATTCTGACTCTAATGTTTCTCGTGCTTTGGGAAATGGGTTCTGTCTGAAACCTGTTGGTGATGTGAATTCGGTGTCTGTGGCGTTTAGGCCAAAGGATCATGGAAGAGTTGATGGGAAACTGAAGGCCGATATTGACTTCCATTGTGATTATGAAGGCGGGGTCTGTATGAAAATGGAAAAAACACAATGTAGGAGCTTTCTGCCTCAGGGACCTAGATTGAAAGGTTATGGCAAGATTGGTGGTGATTCTAGCCCTATCAATAGAAGTATTGGTGAAGGTGCTGATACCTACGTTGGGTTTCCTGTGAAAACGCTAGGTGATGTGCCTCCAGGGTTTAAGCCAAAAAACTCTAGGAAGGTTGATGAGAAATCTTTCCCTAATTTTGGTAATGATAATAGGTTTGCGGAGAACATTATTGATGGCCTGGTATCTCCTCTCCCAGGGTTTAGACCTAAGAATAATGGTAAGATTGATGGGAGCTTGAAGCTTGATGTTGATTCTAAGGTTTTGAATGGGTTTGGTAATTTCAAGAAGGGTGACGTTCAAAGTGGTGGCAAGAAAGTGATGGATCCAATTGCAGAGGTTGTGTCAGCAATTAAGATGTCTACAAAAAGTTTTGTGAAGGTGGAGAAGAtgaaaatggaaatggcaatggaAATTGAGAAAATGAGGATGGATATGTTGTTGAAGCATAACCAGATGATTCTTGAGTCGCAGCAACAGATTGCAGACGCATTTGCTAAAAAATTATTGgaaaagaaggagaagaagaggaaGGAAGTGGATGTGTTGTCACCTTATCAAAACAAAAATGGAGGCTCTCAAGTTGCAGCAACAGACTGTGAAAGCATTGGCAGAAGTGGAATTTTGAAAGAAGAATGTGAAGGTGCTCTTATTTAACTGTCAGATCTAGGACAGGAGTCGCAGTTTTGGGGCTTGGGGGATTTTCTTGGTGgccttttttattttttggtaAATGAGGAATGATATACACTCTAACAAATCCTGCATAGACTTTTCATTCCACGTAGCAGTGGAATACTAATAATTAGATGTTTCTTTTCATTGGTAAATAGCAAGAACACTACCAAAGAATGATGGTTTTTTTTTCTTCCAATCTGGCCGGTTCAATTATTTCCCTGTTCATGTCTGCCTAATTCATCTCATTAGCATAACTTTTCTGAACTTCTGGGCGCTGGTGACAAATACGATGTTACCAACTTCTGGGTTGTGGGTGAGAAACTGTGAACCTTTTAAGCCTTACTGGGCGCGGTGAAGATAGGAAGAATGCTATGGAAAGTTGGATTGAATTGCAATGATGGATGAGGTGAATCGAAATTGTGACTTTTTAAACCTTCTAGTCTGGCAAGATAAATAaatgctctaggatttcccctctaaaagaaaataaaagtttccaTCTTTCTGTGCTGAAAGTCTGTGACCACCATTGACCTGCCTGTATGATGTTTATTTCTCTTACACATGCTCCGCGACTGGAGAGGTTGAAGTTAATTGTGTTATCTTGCCTGGAATTTCAGGCAAAACAAGTTCATGGTTAACTGACCTTGAATTAAAATCAAGCGAACAGAACAACATGGACGAAATTGTTAACAAACAATGGAGGACACAGGACAATGGGCAGAAACTAGATATGTCATACTTCCCTTTTTATCGTCTGTTTCAGTGATGACTACAAATTTTTTACTAGTACAGTATATTTTTCTATTGGCGCGTTATGGCGTTCTGCTCAAATTAGTCATTTTCAACACAGTAaaacaatttttatagaaaaatttCTCTTTTACATATAGAGATTTTCTTACCATCCCCTGCCAGAAAGAAACGAGATTAACCTGGTGTCACGAGTGGCTTCAGAAGAAGAAACTTGGAGCAGTTCGCAATAATTGGCCTTTATCTCCAAGATTTCTAGAAATGCTACCATGTCGTGTCAGCGGCTGCACTTTCATCAACTTTCCCATTAATCATATGATGAAATTAAAAACCCTCATCAAAACATGTCTCGGTGCCTTCTCTTTCTTCTCTGTTTCTTACCATGCCAACCAATAGAGCCTGCTCCTTCGTATATTGCACCAACTTTGGCTCGGAAAAATTGTTCAAGTTCAGAATTTTCACTAGAAAATCTTAAGTTCGAGCTTCACTGAATTTAGATGGAGTTTTATATGGAAAAGGCAAGCCTACCTTGTCAATTCGAATTGGTTGCGCGCTGCGGCTGGCTCAGGGGCTTCTTTGTTGGGTCAATTCATTTAGTCTGGTTGGGCTTTATCTGTCTTTTGTTTTGTTCTTTGAGCCTCTCCATAGCCCATTTCGTTTTTGATGATGGTTTCCCATGGGGCCTTATAATTCATTTAACAATTGAACGAAAAAACAGAAGAAGCAATAAGTATAGACTAACAAAATAAGTCCTTATTTTCTTTCATGAGAAGCCATGCTAGTCTATCTTGAGTAAGTAATGGTAACCTCATGAGCATCATTTGCAAATTGTGACAGAGCAGAAAAGTGAAAGATGAGATAATTAGAAAACATAAATaacttcctttttttttcctgaaaaattatttgacagtatcattttaagaaaaaaatattgcttttggaaaaagaaaatttcaaaccaAATGATGCCCAAACATTATGAAAAACATTAGCCATACTTGTGAGACGATTATCAGGTAACTCACTGAACATGTATGGCAAGAACCATTACTCATATAGTAGTACTGCATCTGCAACGCAGCAACTCTGACACATAAAAGTAATATATCGACCAACCGTAAAGTAGCTTCTTAATATGATGACATGACCGAAAGCAAAAGAAAGGGGAAGCATGTCGGTCGTTAACTTACCAACATCAACGAGTCCATCCTTTCGCAATACAAATGTTCTCTTCTTTACCTGGTCCAAGATAGCGATTTTAGTGGTGTGCTAACACATATATGTTATCCACCATTTACAATTAAAAATATAGTATTAGTTAAAGAAGTTAAAAAATGAAGCAAGAAATCCATGGACGTTTATTGTCAAACATATGCTAACTTCTGATTCAAATGTTATTGCACCCCCTTGTTCAGCGAATCGCTCCCTGTTCTTCAGATTATCTAGAATCCAAAGTCTCCAGTCCTACACTCACTTCACTGAACAAGAAAACAACAGAGTAATTGCATAATTAGAAATCAATATATAGAATAAATTTTTTCCAGCAAACTGTTGTTCTAAAAAGACCTTTCAAAAACATGACTCCATTGACTGGTCATTCAACTGATAAAGATAAGACTTAGGGACATTGGTGTAAAGTGCACCACACAGAACTTGCTTTAAATGATACCTTTAATGTTGGA
Proteins encoded:
- the LOC110670230 gene encoding putative germin-like protein 9-2, producing MEKFCSYIAIFLIVAFGNAIHATAGDPDILKDFLVLPSLDPSTITRQYFTFTGKTPALVTKATMKEFPALEGQGVSVSAIIYPPSGMNLPHVHPKASELLIVLLGSLEVGFVDTTNKLFTQTLQAPDMFIVPKGLVHFQVNTKTDSPSIALGVFGSANAGTVSLPSTVFGSGISAEILAKAFKTDEETISKLIQANN
- the LOC110670255 gene encoding protein FIP2-like, with translation MSTPTDSIPRRVPPPCWTQEETIALIEAYRDKWYSVNRGNLRAADWDSVAAAVADSATADTPKSSLQCRHKIEKLRKRYRTEKQRCLNYPGRFFPSWDLFPLLDSMAIGSAGPKQCQDIDEENDIGDGFRVKTLGDRYLITPNRRSNIDQDFDADFDSGLDSDLAFRATKYSRIEEDSDSNVSRALGNGFCLKPVGDVNSVSVAFRPKDHGRVDGKLKADIDFHCDYEGGVCMKMEKTQCRSFLPQGPRLKGYGKIGGDSSPINRSIGEGADTYVGFPVKTLGDVPPGFKPKNSRKVDEKSFPNFGNDNRFAENIIDGLVSPLPGFRPKNNGKIDGSLKLDVDSKVLNGFGNFKKGDVQSGGKKVMDPIAEVVSAIKMSTKSFVKVEKMKMEMAMEIEKMRMDMLLKHNQMILESQQQIADAFAKKLLEKKEKKRKEVDVLSPYQNKNGGSQVAATDCESIGRSGILKEECEGALI